The following are encoded in a window of Aromatoleum petrolei genomic DNA:
- the flhB gene encoding flagellar biosynthesis protein FlhB, translated as MAEDSDLEKTEQPSPRRLEQAREEGQVPQSRELSTFLVLITGIGALWMMGEWISGRILGMLRAGFAIERERAFDSTLMLESFGDLFTDALLTMMPLFAILMVAAIAAPVLMGGFVFAPKMLGLKLERMNPLQGIGRMFSVHGLAELVKSLLKAAVVGLMGVFAVWREHEHIFGLTGETVDAAVPDFLQMVLFATLLIIMGLAILALIDVPFQLWQYNKKLRMTKEEVKRESKEQDGDPQVKGRIRAMQREMARRRMMAQVPKADVVVTNPTHFSVALKYDANKMRAPIVVAKGRGEVALKIRELAKEHKVPMLEAPPLARALYKHCELEQAVPGALYTAVAEVMAYVYQLNHWMAHGGLPPAAPGKLPVPADMDPGAPD; from the coding sequence GTGGCCGAAGACAGCGATCTCGAGAAAACCGAACAGCCATCGCCACGACGGTTGGAGCAGGCCCGTGAGGAGGGCCAGGTTCCGCAGTCGCGCGAGCTGTCGACCTTTCTCGTGCTGATCACGGGTATCGGTGCGTTGTGGATGATGGGAGAGTGGATCTCGGGGCGCATCCTCGGGATGTTGCGCGCGGGTTTCGCGATCGAGCGGGAGCGTGCGTTCGACTCCACGCTGATGCTGGAGAGCTTCGGCGATCTGTTCACCGATGCGCTACTGACGATGATGCCGCTGTTCGCGATCCTGATGGTGGCGGCGATCGCGGCACCGGTGCTGATGGGCGGTTTCGTGTTCGCGCCCAAGATGTTGGGGCTGAAGCTGGAGCGCATGAATCCGCTCCAGGGTATCGGTCGCATGTTCTCTGTGCACGGGCTGGCGGAACTGGTGAAGTCGCTCCTCAAGGCGGCGGTGGTCGGCCTGATGGGTGTTTTCGCAGTGTGGCGCGAGCATGAACACATCTTTGGCCTGACCGGCGAAACGGTGGATGCGGCAGTACCGGATTTTCTTCAGATGGTGTTGTTCGCGACGCTTCTGATCATCATGGGGCTCGCGATCCTGGCGCTGATCGACGTGCCCTTCCAGTTGTGGCAGTACAACAAGAAGCTGCGCATGACGAAGGAAGAGGTCAAGCGCGAGAGCAAGGAACAGGATGGCGACCCGCAGGTGAAGGGGCGCATCCGTGCGATGCAGCGCGAGATGGCGCGTCGGCGCATGATGGCGCAGGTGCCGAAGGCGGATGTGGTGGTGACGAACCCGACGCACTTCTCGGTGGCGCTGAAGTACGACGCGAACAAGATGCGCGCCCCCATCGTGGTTGCGAAGGGGCGCGGCGAGGTCGCGCTGAAGATTCGCGAGCTGGCGAAGGAGCACAAGGTGCCGATGCTGGAGGCGCCGCCGCTGGCTCGTGCGCTGTACAAACACTGCGAACTGGAGCAGGCAGTGCCCGGTGCGCTGTACACGGCGGTGGCCGAGGTGATGGCCTACGTGTATCAGCTCAACCACTGGATGGCTCACGGCGGACTTCCGCCGGCGGCGCCCGGCAAGCTACCGGTGCCCGCCGACATGGACCCTGGCGCGCCCGATTGA
- the rlmD gene encoding 23S rRNA (uracil(1939)-C(5))-methyltransferase RlmD, producing MPVAVIESLDHEGRGFTRVDGKAVFVDGALPGEKVEYRVVRERPSYNLAELERVLKPSGQRVVPPCPHYGTCGGCSMQHFDSVAQAATKQRVLEDALWHIAKVTPEVVYPAIHGPAWGYRYRARIGVRMVPSKGGVLIGFHERRSSYIADLQSCAVLPAHVSALLPALHELVAGLSIPDRLPQIEIAVSEDITVLVFRNLLPFTPQDMARLAAFADAYGVQVWQQPGTSPATAKPLHPKKGPGLAYTLPEFDVTLDFLPTDFTQVNVDINRLLIRRSMQLLDPRPGERIADLFCGLGNFSLPIARRGAHVIGVEGSDALVARALKNARRNGLADRTEFHAANLFEATEDSLAALGRLDKLLIDPPREGAIAVVKALSDQQMPPRIVYVSCSPATLARDAAVLVREKGYVLRGAGIANMFPQTSHVESIALFERG from the coding sequence ATGCCTGTTGCTGTCATCGAATCTCTGGACCACGAAGGGCGGGGCTTCACCCGTGTGGATGGCAAGGCAGTGTTCGTCGATGGCGCATTGCCGGGCGAGAAGGTCGAATACCGGGTGGTGCGCGAGCGGCCGAGCTACAATTTGGCCGAGCTGGAGCGCGTGCTCAAGCCCAGCGGGCAGCGGGTGGTGCCGCCTTGCCCGCATTACGGCACCTGTGGCGGCTGCTCGATGCAGCATTTCGATTCGGTGGCGCAGGCGGCGACCAAGCAACGTGTGCTGGAAGACGCGCTGTGGCACATCGCCAAGGTGACGCCCGAAGTGGTGTATCCGGCAATCCACGGGCCGGCATGGGGCTATCGGTACCGTGCGCGTATCGGCGTGCGGATGGTTCCGTCGAAGGGCGGGGTGCTGATCGGTTTTCATGAGCGCCGCAGCAGTTACATCGCCGACCTGCAGAGCTGCGCGGTGCTGCCTGCGCATGTATCGGCATTGTTGCCGGCGTTGCACGAACTGGTCGCGGGACTTTCGATCCCGGATCGGTTGCCGCAGATCGAGATTGCGGTGAGCGAGGACATCACGGTGCTGGTGTTCCGCAACCTGCTGCCATTCACGCCGCAGGATATGGCGCGCCTCGCGGCGTTTGCCGATGCGTATGGCGTCCAGGTTTGGCAGCAGCCGGGTACCAGCCCGGCAACGGCCAAGCCGCTGCACCCGAAGAAGGGGCCGGGGCTCGCCTACACGCTGCCCGAGTTCGATGTGACGCTGGATTTCCTGCCGACCGATTTCACGCAGGTGAACGTCGACATCAATCGGCTGCTGATCCGGCGCTCGATGCAGCTGCTGGACCCTCGCCCGGGCGAGCGTATCGCCGACCTGTTCTGCGGCCTGGGGAACTTCAGCCTGCCGATTGCGCGCCGCGGCGCGCATGTGATCGGGGTCGAGGGCAGCGATGCACTGGTCGCCCGGGCGCTGAAGAACGCGCGGCGCAATGGCCTGGCCGACCGCACCGAGTTCCACGCGGCGAACCTGTTCGAGGCGACCGAGGACAGCCTCGCCGCACTCGGCCGGCTGGACAAGCTGCTGATCGATCCGCCGCGCGAGGGGGCGATCGCGGTGGTGAAGGCGCTGAGCGATCAGCAGATGCCGCCGCGCATCGTGTATGTGTCGTGCAGTCCGGCGACGCTCGCGCGCGATGCAGCGGTGCTGGTGCGCGAAAAGGGTTACGTGCTGCGCGGCGCGGGGATCGCGAACATGTTCCCGCAGACCTCGCATGTCGAGTCGATCGCGCTGTTCGAGCGGGGATGA
- a CDS encoding rRNA large subunit pseudouridine synthase E, with protein MSRVILLNKPYGVICQFTAEPGRPTLKDFVPVPGVYAAGRLDTDSEGLLLLTDDGALQHRIADPRHKLPKTYVVQVEGEADDDALAHLRAGLDLGDFVTRPCEARCIAEPDWLWPRDPPVRFRKSVPTSWLEIVLREGKNRQVRRMTAKAGFPTLRLIRVAIGGWSLAGLAPGAWRAEEVEGEHPGGAMSSRRAAPERTAPDARRRPQAAGSARRRRS; from the coding sequence ATGTCGCGCGTCATTCTCCTGAACAAGCCGTATGGCGTGATCTGCCAGTTTACGGCGGAGCCGGGGCGGCCGACGCTCAAGGATTTCGTGCCGGTGCCCGGTGTTTATGCGGCGGGGCGGCTCGATACGGACAGCGAGGGCCTGCTGCTGCTGACCGATGACGGTGCATTGCAGCACCGCATCGCGGATCCGCGCCACAAACTGCCCAAGACCTATGTCGTGCAGGTGGAGGGGGAGGCGGACGATGATGCGCTGGCGCACCTGCGCGCGGGACTGGATCTCGGGGATTTCGTGACGCGGCCGTGCGAGGCGCGGTGCATTGCGGAGCCGGACTGGCTGTGGCCGCGCGATCCGCCGGTGCGTTTTCGCAAGAGCGTGCCGACGTCGTGGCTGGAGATCGTGCTGCGCGAGGGGAAGAACCGGCAGGTGCGGCGGATGACCGCGAAGGCGGGTTTCCCGACGCTGCGCCTGATCCGGGTGGCGATCGGCGGGTGGTCGCTCGCAGGGCTGGCGCCGGGGGCGTGGCGCGCCGAGGAGGTGGAGGGCGAACATCCCGGCGGTGCGATGAGTTCCCGCAGGGCCGCACCCGAGCGAACTGCGCCCGACGCGAGGCGCAGGCCGCAGGCGGCAGGTTCCGCGCGCAGACGGCGTTCTTGA
- the flhA gene encoding flagellar biosynthesis protein FlhA, with protein sequence MNDVLNLRALLTPTNLRLLGAPIFIIMVLSMMVLPLPPFALDVFFTFNIAVSVMVMLVAMYTRRPLEFSVFPTVLLVTTLLRLALNVASTRVVLLEGHTGPDAAGKVIEAFGHFLVGGNTAIGLVVFVILVVINFVVVTKGAGRIAEVSARFTLDAMPGKQMAIDADLNAGLIDEAEAKRRRKEVAQESEFFGAMDGASKFVRGDAVAGIVILLINIVGGLMVGIVQHDMPAGIAVETYTLLTIGDGLVAQIPALIISVAAGMVVARVGDDADVGGLVISQVFSNPQVLMLTAAIIGVLGLIPGMPNLVFILMAGSLGWLAWRRLGIVRREAAAAARVAPEAAAAVPPAESQEASWNDVAPVDVLGLEVGYRLIPMVDKGQDGELLKRIRGLRKKFAQDVGFLSAPVHIRDNLELKPNAYRIALKGVEIGAGDAYPGQYLAINPGRVTGALAGRETRDPAFDLPAYWIDASQREQAHALGYTVVDASTVVATHLNHLILNHAAELLGRQETQALLDHISKTTPKLVEDLVPALLPVATVQRVLQNLLEEGVNIRDMRTIIETLAENASRTQDPLELTSRVRQALGRSILQSLFPGNSEIQVMALDPALERILMQAMSTGGGDGGVIEPSLADGMLRHAAEVSQRQEDMGLPPVLLVPPQLRWLLSRFLRRAVPSLKVIANSEVPETRTIRVTAMVGGAAR encoded by the coding sequence ATGAACGATGTCCTCAACCTGCGTGCGCTGCTGACGCCGACGAACCTGCGGCTGCTGGGCGCCCCGATCTTCATCATCATGGTGCTGTCCATGATGGTGTTGCCGCTGCCGCCGTTCGCGCTCGATGTGTTCTTCACCTTCAATATCGCCGTGTCAGTGATGGTGATGCTGGTGGCGATGTATACGCGCCGCCCGCTGGAGTTTTCGGTGTTCCCGACGGTGCTGCTGGTGACGACGCTGCTGCGCCTGGCGCTGAACGTCGCGTCGACGCGCGTGGTGCTGCTCGAGGGGCATACGGGACCGGATGCGGCGGGCAAGGTCATCGAGGCCTTCGGTCACTTCCTCGTCGGCGGTAACACGGCGATTGGCCTCGTCGTATTCGTGATCCTCGTGGTCATCAACTTCGTCGTCGTGACGAAGGGCGCGGGACGAATCGCGGAAGTGAGCGCCCGCTTCACCCTGGACGCGATGCCCGGCAAGCAGATGGCGATCGACGCCGACCTGAACGCAGGTCTGATCGATGAGGCCGAGGCGAAGCGCAGGCGCAAGGAGGTGGCGCAGGAGTCGGAATTCTTCGGCGCGATGGACGGTGCGTCGAAATTCGTGCGCGGCGATGCGGTGGCGGGCATCGTGATCCTGCTGATCAACATCGTCGGCGGCCTGATGGTGGGCATCGTGCAGCACGACATGCCAGCCGGTATCGCGGTCGAGACCTACACGTTGCTGACGATTGGCGACGGCCTGGTCGCGCAGATCCCGGCGCTGATCATTTCCGTCGCGGCGGGTATGGTCGTTGCGCGTGTCGGCGACGACGCCGACGTGGGTGGCTTGGTGATCAGTCAGGTGTTCTCGAATCCGCAGGTACTGATGCTCACCGCGGCGATCATCGGGGTGCTGGGGCTGATCCCCGGCATGCCGAACCTGGTGTTCATCCTGATGGCCGGTTCGCTCGGCTGGTTGGCGTGGCGGCGGCTGGGGATAGTGCGCAGGGAAGCGGCCGCGGCCGCAAGGGTGGCTCCCGAGGCCGCGGCGGCGGTGCCGCCTGCCGAAAGCCAGGAGGCGAGCTGGAACGACGTTGCGCCGGTAGACGTGCTCGGGCTGGAGGTCGGTTACCGCCTGATCCCGATGGTCGACAAGGGGCAGGATGGCGAGCTGCTCAAGCGCATCCGTGGCCTGCGCAAGAAGTTCGCCCAGGACGTTGGTTTCCTGTCGGCGCCGGTGCATATCCGCGACAACCTCGAACTCAAGCCGAACGCCTACCGCATCGCGCTGAAGGGCGTGGAGATCGGTGCCGGAGATGCCTACCCGGGGCAGTATCTGGCGATCAATCCGGGCCGGGTGACCGGGGCGCTCGCGGGGCGCGAGACGCGCGATCCCGCATTCGACCTGCCGGCGTACTGGATCGATGCGAGCCAGCGCGAACAGGCACATGCGCTCGGCTACACGGTGGTCGATGCGAGCACGGTGGTGGCGACGCATCTCAACCATCTGATCCTCAACCACGCGGCAGAGCTGCTCGGGCGTCAGGAAACGCAGGCACTGCTCGACCACATCAGCAAGACGACGCCGAAGCTCGTGGAGGATCTGGTGCCGGCGCTGCTGCCGGTGGCGACGGTGCAGCGCGTGCTGCAGAACCTGCTCGAAGAGGGGGTCAATATCCGCGACATGCGCACGATCATCGAGACGCTTGCGGAGAATGCCTCGCGCACGCAGGATCCGCTCGAGCTCACGTCGCGCGTGCGTCAGGCGCTGGGGCGTTCGATCCTGCAGAGCCTGTTCCCGGGCAATTCGGAAATCCAGGTGATGGCGCTGGATCCGGCGCTCGAACGCATCCTCATGCAGGCGATGTCGACGGGTGGTGGCGACGGCGGTGTCATCGAGCCGAGCCTCGCCGACGGCATGCTGCGTCACGCTGCCGAGGTGTCGCAGCGGCAGGAGGACATGGGGCTGCCTCCGGTACTGCTGGTGCCGCCGCAACTGCGCTGGCTGCTGTCGCGCTTCCTGCGCCGTGCCGTGCCTTCGCTCAAGGTCATCGCGAATTCGGAAGTGCCCGAGACGCGTACGATCCGCGTCACGGCGATGGTGGGCGGGGCCGCGCGCTGA
- a CDS encoding DUF192 domain-containing protein gives MKLPSLFGRCAVIVATAVACLSAARAELPMVELGAGMHRIEAELAHTDQARQIGLMNRRAMPQQRGMVFVFTQEARHCMWMKNTLIPLSVAFMDRDGRILNIADMQPQSEVSHCAAAPARFALEMNAGWFAARGIGAGAVIRGVDRLPAGR, from the coding sequence ATGAAACTCCCATCCCTTTTCGGCCGCTGTGCGGTGATCGTGGCGACCGCCGTGGCGTGCCTGTCCGCTGCCCGGGCGGAATTGCCAATGGTCGAGCTGGGGGCAGGGATGCACCGCATCGAGGCGGAATTGGCGCATACCGATCAGGCGCGCCAGATCGGCCTGATGAACCGCAGGGCGATGCCGCAGCAGCGCGGCATGGTGTTCGTCTTCACGCAGGAGGCGCGCCATTGCATGTGGATGAAGAACACGCTGATTCCCTTGTCGGTGGCATTCATGGATCGCGATGGGCGCATTCTGAACATTGCTGACATGCAGCCGCAATCCGAGGTCAGCCATTGCGCCGCGGCGCCGGCGCGTTTTGCGCTGGAGATGAATGCGGGGTGGTTCGCCGCGCGCGGCATCGGTGCCGGGGCGGTGATCCGCGGCGTCGACCGGCTGCCTGCCGGACGCTGA